A region from the Citrobacter koseri ATCC BAA-895 genome encodes:
- the pmrA gene encoding two-component system response regulator PmrA, translated as MKILIVEDDTLLLQGLILAAQTEGYACDGVSTARAAEHCLETGHYSLVVLDLGLPDEDGLHFLTRIRQKKYTLPVLILTARDTLNDRITGLDVGADDYLVKPFALEELHARIRALLRRHHNQGESELTVGNLMLNLGRRQVWLAGQELILTPKEYALLSRLMLKAGSPVHREILYNDIYNWDNEPSTNTLEVHIHNLRDKVGKSRIRTVRGFGYMLVAVEEN; from the coding sequence ATGAAAATTCTGATTGTTGAAGACGATACGCTGTTATTACAGGGACTGATACTTGCTGCACAAACGGAGGGTTACGCCTGCGACGGCGTTTCTACCGCCCGGGCGGCGGAACACTGTCTGGAAACAGGGCATTACAGCCTGGTCGTGCTGGATCTTGGGTTGCCTGATGAGGACGGTCTGCATTTTCTGACGCGAATAAGACAGAAAAAATACACCCTTCCGGTATTGATCCTCACCGCCCGCGACACGCTCAACGACCGCATCACCGGGCTGGATGTCGGGGCGGATGATTATCTGGTGAAGCCGTTTGCGCTGGAGGAGTTACATGCGCGTATTCGCGCGCTGCTGCGCCGTCACCACAATCAGGGTGAAAGCGAATTGACCGTCGGCAATCTGATGCTGAATCTGGGGCGTCGTCAGGTGTGGCTGGCCGGGCAAGAGCTTATCTTAACGCCCAAAGAGTATGCGCTGCTGTCGCGGCTGATGCTCAAAGCAGGCAGCCCGGTACACCGTGAAATCTTGTATAACGACATCTATAACTGGGACAACGAACCGTCAACCAATACCCTGGAAGTGCATATTCACAACCTGCGCGACAAAGTGGGGAAATCACGTATCCGCACGGTGCGCGGGTTTGGTTATATGCTGGTTGCCGTTGAGGAAAACTAA